The genomic interval AGGGCCAGATCATCGGCTATGCCGGCCAGACCGGCGACGTGACGAGCCCGCAGCTCCATTTCGAGATCCGCAAGGGCGTCGCTCCGGTCAACCCGCACACGCTGCTGGCGAGCGTGCGGGCGGCGTCCTAAAGCGTCTTCCCCAATTCGCCGCTCAGGTCCTGGATGAACTGCCAGGCGACGCGGCCGGAGCGGCCGCCGCGTCCCGCGGCCCAGGCCAGCGCCTTGGCGTAGAGTTCGTTCTTCTCCACGGCCAGGCCGTAATACGCCGTGTAGGCGTCGATCATCGCCAAATATTCGTCCTGGCCGCAATTGTGGAAGCCGAGCCACAGGCCGAAGCGATCCGAAAGCGAGACCTTCTCCTCGACCGCCTCGGACGGATTGATCGCGGTGGAGCGTTCGTTGTCCATCATCTCGCGCGGCATCAGATGGCGCCGGTTGGAAGTCGCGTAGAACAGGACGTTCTCGGGCCGGCCCTCGAGCCCGCCCTCCAGCGCCGCTTTCAGCGATTTGTAGCTCGTATCGTCCTTGTCGAAGGAGAGGTCGTCGCAATAGAGCAGGAAGCGCCGGCCGTCGCCGCGCAGGATACGCAGCAATTGCGGCAGGCTGGCGATTTCCTCGCGGTGGATCTCGACCAGCGCCAGACGGTCCTTGCCCTTCGCGCCGCGATTGACCTCGGCGTGCACCGCCTTCACCAGCGAACTCTTGCCCATGCCGCGCGCCCCCCAAAGCAGCGCGTTGTTCGCCGGCAGGCCGCTTGCGAAGCGGCGCGTATTCTCCAGCAGCGTGTCGCGCGATGCCTCGATGCCCTTGAGCAGCGACAGCGGCACGGCCGAGATCTTCGCAACCGCGATCAGGCCGCCATGCGCCGGCTCCCAGACGAAGGCGTCGCCCTCGGTCGGGGGGCTGGCGGGCAGCGCCGCCGGCGACAGCCGCTCGAGCGCCGCGGCGATGCGCTCCAGGATGGCCGTTTCGGCTTTTCCAGCGGGGGTCTTGGGTGGCGTCGCCATCGGCTAAATCCTTGTTTTCCCATGGTTGCAAAGGAGGGAAGCGTAGCTATATTCCCGCCCGATAAGCCGCGCCTTCGCGTCGCAACAGCCGTTTCGGACACAAGATGCAAGACCTTCTGGCCAATCCGCTCGTCATGCTTATCCCGATGGGGCTGATCTTCTATTTTTTGGTCATGCGTCCGCAACAGCAGCAGGCCAAGCAGCATCGCCAGGCGATCGACAATCTGCGCCGCGGCGACACGGTGGTGACGGCGGCGGGCATCGTCGGGCGCGTCGCCAAGGCGCCAGTCAAGGAGGATCCCGAGATCACCGTCGAGATCGCGGACAACGTCCAGGTCAAGGTGGTCAAGACGACCCTGTCCGAGGTGCGGGCCAAGACCCAGCCGGTCGATACCAAGTCCGACAAGAGCTGATCGGCCATGCTGCAGGTCTCCGCCTGGATCCGCGTCGTCGTCTGGACGATCATCCTGGCCGGCGCGGTGATCGCGCTGCCCAACGCGCTGCCGGATTCGGTGCTGGCGAAATTTCCCTCCTGGCTCCCGACGCGGGCGGTGTCGCTCGGCCTCGACCTGCAGGGCGGTTCGCATCTTCTTCTGGAAGTCGAATTCGACCAGGTCTCCAAGGACAAGCTCGAGTCGCTGACGAGCGACATCCGCCGCAGCCTGCGCAAGGCGCGCCCGGCGATCGGCTACAGGTTCCTGACGCCGCGCGCGGATTCGATCGCGGTGCAGATCACCGACCCGGCGCGGCGCGACGAAGCGCGGTCGCTGATCCAGGGGCTCAACCCGTCGATCGGCGGCGGCGTGCTGGCGGTGGGCGCCAAGGCCTATGACTTCGCCGACAACGGCCAGGGCCAGTTCA from Rhizomicrobium sp. carries:
- a CDS encoding ATP-binding protein, yielding MATPPKTPAGKAETAILERIAAALERLSPAALPASPPTEGDAFVWEPAHGGLIAVAKISAVPLSLLKGIEASRDTLLENTRRFASGLPANNALLWGARGMGKSSLVKAVHAEVNRGAKGKDRLALVEIHREEIASLPQLLRILRGDGRRFLLYCDDLSFDKDDTSYKSLKAALEGGLEGRPENVLFYATSNRRHLMPREMMDNERSTAINPSEAVEEKVSLSDRFGLWLGFHNCGQDEYLAMIDAYTAYYGLAVEKNELYAKALAWAAGRGGRSGRVAWQFIQDLSGELGKTL
- the yajC gene encoding preprotein translocase subunit YajC — protein: MQDLLANPLVMLIPMGLIFYFLVMRPQQQQAKQHRQAIDNLRRGDTVVTAAGIVGRVAKAPVKEDPEITVEIADNVQVKVVKTTLSEVRAKTQPVDTKSDKS